One Candidatus Culexarchaeum yellowstonense genomic region harbors:
- a CDS encoding saccharopine dehydrogenase NADP-binding domain-containing protein — MKVLLMGLGLVGSNIFRMLVSNEAVSELICCDKSSEKIDAVKSSLKTIHHDDHVNVDFRKLDLSRDSDIENCIKGADVVINSTSPTLNIKIMRGCLKVGVDYLDLASNDYANAEQLSLNGEFVNEGLKAIINLGVSPGLTNLMAKWCSEVLDEVEAVKVRLVEDQVPYWRVWSWSPYLTIEHFSCPPIVYENGHFKIEKPLGEMEEYEFPNPIGRKRTYLIYGDEIATLPKYIKLKRIDLKSGGSEIEFVKGLYDLGLFSNDEIRVDRKLISPIKVLYSLARKFDGYNPIEHIHGLDDMILAVSVEAIGFKGGERSIVKINALPPKLSDLLNMKIATTPMAFSAAAVLVSSIGVIKELKEPGVYPPEALDQRLRENIISKLIECYQIKILHEPVKIIKSTGSKGN, encoded by the coding sequence ATGAAGGTTTTACTGATGGGTTTAGGTTTGGTTGGCTCCAACATCTTTAGGATGCTTGTCTCAAATGAAGCTGTATCTGAGCTTATTTGTTGTGATAAGAGTTCTGAGAAGATTGATGCTGTTAAATCTTCACTTAAAACTATTCATCATGACGATCATGTGAACGTAGATTTTAGGAAGCTTGATTTATCAAGGGATTCTGATATCGAGAATTGTATTAAGGGAGCTGACGTCGTTATAAATTCCACTTCCCCAACCTTAAACATCAAGATAATGAGGGGTTGTTTAAAGGTTGGTGTAGACTATTTGGATCTTGCATCAAATGATTATGCAAATGCTGAGCAACTGTCTTTGAATGGTGAATTCGTTAATGAAGGGTTGAAGGCTATAATAAATTTGGGTGTTTCACCTGGACTAACCAATTTAATGGCTAAGTGGTGTTCAGAGGTTTTGGATGAAGTTGAGGCTGTAAAGGTGAGGCTTGTTGAGGATCAAGTACCATATTGGCGTGTTTGGTCTTGGTCTCCATATCTCACTATAGAACACTTCTCATGTCCACCAATAGTCTATGAGAATGGACATTTCAAAATTGAAAAGCCCTTGGGTGAAATGGAGGAATATGAATTTCCAAATCCAATTGGTAGGAAGAGGACTTACCTAATCTATGGAGATGAAATAGCAACACTCCCAAAATATATAAAACTTAAGAGAATTGACTTGAAGTCAGGTGGCTCCGAAATAGAATTTGTAAAGGGACTTTACGACCTAGGCTTGTTTAGTAATGATGAGATAAGGGTTGATAGGAAACTTATTTCGCCGATAAAAGTGCTTTACAGTTTGGCAAGAAAATTCGATGGATACAATCCAATTGAGCATATACATGGCCTTGATGACATGATTTTGGCCGTGTCCGTTGAAGCTATAGGTTTTAAGGGTGGAGAGAGATCGATCGTGAAAATCAATGCCCTACCCCCAAAATTAAGTGATCTTTTAAATATGAAGATAGCCACAACTCCAATGGCATTCTCCGCTGCGGCAGTATTGGTATCATCAATCGGTGTAATAAAGGAATTGAAGGAGCCTGGAGTATATCCACCTGAAGCTCTAGATCAAAGGTTGAGGGAAAACATCATTTCGAAGCTAATTGAATGCTATCAAATTAAGATATTGCATGAACCAGTAAAGATCATTAAGAGTACAGGGTCAAAGGGCAATTAA
- a CDS encoding 50S ribosomal protein L14e, which produces MSAIEVGRICVKTRGREAGKKCVIVDIIDDKFVLVTGPKKVNGVKRRRSNIKHLEPTENKIELKVGASDDEVMEALSKQNLLEYMKEPIKIKVQ; this is translated from the coding sequence ATGTCAGCGATAGAGGTTGGGAGAATATGTGTAAAAACGAGGGGGAGAGAGGCAGGTAAGAAATGCGTTATAGTGGATATAATAGATGACAAATTCGTCCTAGTAACTGGACCAAAGAAGGTTAACGGGGTAAAGAGGAGGAGGAGCAACATAAAACACCTAGAACCAACAGAGAATAAAATAGAGTTAAAAGTAGGAGCATCAGATGATGAAGTAATGGAAGCCTTAAGCAAACAAAACCTATTGGAATACATGAAGGAACCAATTAAGATAAAGGTTCAGTGA
- a CDS encoding AAA family ATPase, translating into MKKIVVTVSGPPGSGKSTHAKRIAEKLNLRYFSIGRYFRDIATKMDLSLEEFQRIAEKDPKYDLEADSRTLMEAEKGGVVIDGHLTGWIAKEKADIKIYLTASLEERARRVAKRDGKPFEQAINDIRRREESNALRYKTFYGIDLNDLSIYDIVINTEKWGEEEVSQTLIYLIQKYMEKRNTFN; encoded by the coding sequence TTGAAAAAGATAGTTGTAACCGTCAGCGGCCCCCCAGGCTCAGGTAAAAGCACCCATGCAAAAAGGATAGCGGAAAAACTTAATTTGAGATATTTTTCAATAGGGAGATACTTCAGAGATATAGCTACCAAGATGGACTTGAGTTTAGAGGAATTTCAAAGAATAGCTGAAAAAGACCCAAAATATGATTTGGAGGCAGATAGTAGGACATTGATGGAAGCAGAGAAGGGGGGAGTTGTAATAGACGGCCATTTAACGGGTTGGATAGCAAAGGAAAAGGCAGACATAAAAATATACTTAACAGCATCACTGGAGGAGAGGGCAAGAAGGGTGGCGAAGAGGGATGGAAAACCCTTCGAACAAGCAATAAATGATATAAGGAGAAGGGAAGAGAGCAACGCCCTTAGATACAAGACCTTCTATGGAATAGACCTTAATGATCTAAGCATATACGATATTGTCATAAACACTGAGAAGTGGGGGGAGGAAGAGGTATCACAAACCTTAATATACTTAATACAGAAATATATGGAGAAACGAAACACTTTTAATTAA
- a CDS encoding 50S ribosomal protein L34e: MNVRSRTKRLVLRKTPGGRIAIHYEKRRPNIAKCALCKSELRGVPNLPPVKMKKIPKSSKRPNRPYGGYLDHKCLERLIKMAVREGAH, encoded by the coding sequence ATGAACGTTAGGTCTAGAACTAAGAGACTTGTCTTGAGGAAGACGCCTGGAGGGAGAATTGCAATACATTATGAAAAAAGAAGACCAAATATAGCCAAATGCGCTCTATGCAAATCAGAGTTAAGGGGGGTTCCAAACCTGCCACCAGTGAAAATGAAGAAAATACCAAAAAGTTCTAAGAGGCCTAATAGACCATATGGTGGATATCTAGACCACAAATGTTTGGAAAGACTCATAAAGATGGCTGTTAGGGAGGGCGCCCATTGA
- a CDS encoding EMC3/TMCO1 family protein — MLDWLIDYLVKLFGPYRDPPLSSITVIGISIMVCMITIGANYLLLDVEKLRQQTREINEWNLQMRQAILSNDKKQIAKLKKKEAYIRELQANVTAQRMKPTLIFMIPLWIFFIIFAAVFNNPAYGYVVVTPFPIPFAGDKLNFGSWYILCSILILPILQKIFKLT; from the coding sequence TTGCTGGATTGGCTCATAGACTACTTAGTAAAGCTCTTTGGCCCATACAGAGATCCACCACTCTCATCAATAACAGTTATAGGAATAAGCATCATGGTATGCATGATAACCATAGGAGCCAACTATCTACTGCTTGACGTGGAAAAATTGAGGCAGCAAACCAGGGAAATAAATGAGTGGAATCTTCAAATGAGGCAAGCAATTTTAAGCAATGATAAAAAGCAGATAGCTAAATTGAAGAAGAAAGAAGCTTACATAAGAGAGTTGCAAGCAAATGTAACTGCACAGAGAATGAAGCCAACACTCATATTCATGATCCCACTATGGATATTCTTCATAATATTCGCCGCAGTATTCAACAACCCAGCATACGGATATGTTGTGGTAACACCATTCCCAATACCATTTGCAGGAGATAAACTTAATTTTGGATCATGGTATATACTATGCTCAATACTCATACTACCAATACTTCAAAAAATATTTAAATTAACATAA
- the secY gene encoding preprotein translocase subunit SecY, with product MPRILELLEPVTRILPEVEKPKQKLPLRDRLIWTAVVLTLYFIMSEIPLYGIKGALGYDPFMYMRWLFASKRGTLMELGIGPIVTAGLIMQLLVGSKIVELDFTNPRDRALFSASQKLMTLIWGAIQSISYILGGAFGQLDIYTSIIIFLQLMITTLLLMLMDEMIQKGWGLGSGVSLFIAAGIAQQMFWETFSPVIGSDGKYIGAILYTAQTLLSGGGLMNTLIRPYGLPSLTGLIVAVVILLLVIYMEGTRIEVPITMAKYRGIRTKIPLKFLYVSNIPIIFTSMLFVDIQIISLLIWRQFNINNANIILNLIGTFNQTTNTPIGGLAYYTKPPSGISSVISDPIHAIIYSALLIISSVIFSIIWVQASGLSPRDQAQQLVESGLQIPGFRSSPKVIEGILNRYIPPLTILSGIIVALIAIVADLLGAIGSGMGILLVVGIIYQYWGMLTQEQMMEAYPILKRLAGEK from the coding sequence ATGCCAAGAATCCTTGAGCTTCTCGAACCAGTAACAAGGATATTACCGGAAGTTGAAAAACCAAAGCAGAAACTACCATTAAGAGACAGATTAATATGGACAGCCGTGGTACTCACACTATACTTTATAATGAGTGAAATCCCACTTTATGGGATTAAAGGTGCATTGGGATACGATCCATTCATGTATATGAGGTGGCTTTTCGCATCAAAAAGAGGGACGCTAATGGAGCTTGGAATAGGCCCAATAGTCACAGCAGGATTAATAATGCAGCTACTTGTTGGGTCGAAGATTGTAGAACTAGATTTCACAAACCCGAGAGACAGAGCATTATTTAGTGCTTCACAAAAACTCATGACACTAATATGGGGTGCAATACAATCAATATCATATATACTTGGCGGAGCCTTCGGACAACTGGACATATACACATCGATAATAATATTCCTACAATTAATGATCACCACATTACTACTAATGTTGATGGATGAAATGATACAAAAGGGGTGGGGGCTTGGAAGCGGGGTAAGCCTATTCATAGCTGCAGGCATAGCGCAGCAAATGTTCTGGGAAACCTTCTCACCAGTTATTGGGAGCGATGGAAAATACATTGGGGCAATACTATATACTGCTCAAACATTACTAAGTGGAGGAGGACTAATGAATACCCTAATAAGACCATATGGACTGCCAAGCCTAACAGGACTAATAGTGGCCGTGGTAATACTGCTCCTCGTAATATACATGGAGGGGACAAGGATAGAAGTACCCATCACAATGGCGAAATATAGGGGGATTAGGACAAAGATACCATTAAAATTCCTATACGTTTCAAATATACCAATAATATTCACCTCAATGCTATTCGTAGACATACAGATAATCTCACTACTAATATGGAGGCAATTCAACATAAATAATGCAAATATAATATTGAACCTAATTGGAACATTCAACCAGACAACTAATACCCCAATTGGTGGATTAGCATACTACACGAAGCCACCATCAGGTATATCATCAGTCATAAGTGACCCAATACATGCAATCATATACTCAGCTCTACTAATAATTTCATCAGTGATATTCTCGATAATATGGGTTCAAGCATCAGGCCTAAGCCCAAGAGATCAAGCTCAACAACTTGTGGAGTCAGGATTACAGATACCTGGATTTAGAAGCTCACCAAAAGTTATAGAGGGAATACTAAACAGATACATACCTCCACTAACAATATTAAGCGGAATAATAGTTGCATTAATAGCCATAGTGGCAGACCTACTTGGAGCCATAGGCTCTGGAATGGGGATACTACTGGTTGTGGGCATAATATATCAATATTGGGGGATGCTAACACAAGAACAAATGATGGAAGCATATCCAATACTTAAAAGACTTGCTGGAGAAAAGTAG
- a CDS encoding 50S ribosomal protein L15, translated as MVVRREKKSRKLRGSRYMGYGGTQHRGSGQRGGFGKAGLHKHKWSYILKYDRDYFGKHGFKTPKSIKEIDKPINLREIEEMINKGKISGTEKDGRLVIDVTQFGYTKVLGAGRLTKPIIVKARSFTEKAVEKIKEAGGEAVKLES; from the coding sequence ATGGTTGTAAGAAGAGAGAAGAAGAGTAGGAAGCTGAGGGGCAGCAGGTATATGGGTTATGGCGGAACACAACATAGAGGAAGCGGACAGAGGGGTGGATTTGGAAAAGCAGGACTACATAAACACAAATGGTCATACATATTGAAATATGATAGAGACTATTTCGGAAAACATGGCTTCAAAACTCCAAAAAGCATAAAAGAAATAGATAAACCAATAAACCTGCGGGAAATAGAGGAAATGATAAATAAAGGCAAAATAAGTGGAACTGAAAAAGATGGGAGATTAGTAATAGATGTAACACAATTTGGATACACAAAGGTTTTGGGAGCTGGAAGATTAACAAAACCAATAATAGTTAAAGCTAGAAGTTTCACCGAGAAGGCTGTGGAAAAGATTAAAGAAGCCGGCGGAGAAGCTGTGAAACTGGAATCTTAA
- a CDS encoding 50S ribosomal protein L30, which produces MSKPIAVIRIRGTAGVSKEDEDTLKMLRLNKPNHMRILKPNPSIIGMVRKVERYVTWGEIDLETLELVLRKRGRLIGNMKLTDEYVKEKLGLNGIRELAEKIFNGEIDINDLKDLKPIFRLTPPSGGFRKSVKAFYSSDGELGYRGGEINKLIVRML; this is translated from the coding sequence ATGAGCAAACCCATAGCAGTAATAAGAATTAGGGGAACAGCTGGAGTATCAAAAGAGGATGAAGACACACTAAAAATGCTTAGATTAAATAAACCAAACCACATGAGGATATTAAAGCCAAATCCAAGCATAATTGGAATGGTAAGGAAAGTTGAAAGATATGTAACATGGGGAGAAATAGATTTAGAAACATTAGAATTGGTCTTGAGGAAGAGGGGGAGACTAATCGGAAATATGAAACTAACAGATGAATACGTGAAAGAAAAGCTTGGATTAAATGGTATAAGGGAACTTGCAGAGAAAATATTTAATGGGGAAATCGATATAAACGATTTAAAAGATTTAAAACCAATATTCAGATTAACACCCCCAAGTGGTGGATTTAGGAAATCGGTAAAAGCATTCTACTCATCAGATGGGGAACTTGGATATAGAGGTGGAGAAATAAACAAACTAATAGTTAGAATGTTGTAG
- a CDS encoding 30S ribosomal protein S5 — MGEETSTQKTEWEPKTTVGKLVKEGTINSIHQLYSLNLPILEPEIVDILVPNLKNEVVYVSIVQKQTDAGEQSRFKVAVIVGNEDGLVGVGTAKAKQLRFAIDKAIENAKLNIIPVNRGCGSWECSCNRPHSIPFKVVGKSGSVEITLKPAPRGVGLVAGDPVKVVLRLAGIQDIWSFTNGETRTTLNFIMATYNALKNTNRFRFGWRSA; from the coding sequence ATGGGGGAGGAAACAAGCACGCAGAAAACTGAATGGGAGCCAAAAACCACAGTGGGAAAATTAGTTAAAGAGGGAACCATAAACTCGATTCATCAACTCTACAGCCTTAACCTACCAATACTGGAACCGGAAATAGTAGATATATTAGTTCCAAATTTAAAGAATGAAGTGGTATATGTTAGCATAGTCCAAAAACAAACAGATGCAGGGGAGCAAAGTAGATTTAAAGTTGCAGTTATAGTTGGAAATGAAGATGGATTAGTCGGAGTTGGAACCGCAAAAGCAAAACAACTTAGATTCGCAATAGATAAAGCAATAGAAAATGCAAAACTAAATATAATACCAGTAAATAGGGGCTGTGGAAGCTGGGAATGCTCATGCAATAGACCACACAGCATACCATTCAAAGTGGTTGGGAAAAGTGGAAGCGTTGAAATAACATTAAAACCAGCTCCAAGGGGAGTTGGACTGGTGGCAGGAGACCCTGTAAAGGTAGTTCTTAGACTTGCAGGCATACAAGACATATGGTCATTCACAAATGGGGAGACGAGAACAACACTAAACTTCATAATGGCAACCTACAATGCCCTAAAGAATACAAATAGATTCAGATTCGGATGGAGAAGTGCGTAA
- a CDS encoding 50S ribosomal protein L18, which yields MARGARYKVPFRRRREGLTDYRARLKMIISRKPRLVVRKTNMYVIAQIAEAKINGDEIMISAHSKELRKYGWKYSCKNTPACYLLGLLVGYRAVKNGVKEAILDIGLHRPTKGAKVFAVAKGALDAGLNIPISEEKIPSEERIKGEHIKEYAEKLLSENQEEYNRRFSYYIKRKAKPEDITEEFEKVKKKIIMEYGG from the coding sequence ATGGCTAGGGGAGCAAGATATAAAGTTCCATTTAGAAGGAGGAGAGAGGGATTAACTGACTATAGAGCAAGACTCAAAATGATAATATCCAGAAAACCAAGACTTGTCGTTAGGAAAACCAACATGTACGTAATCGCACAGATAGCTGAAGCAAAGATAAATGGTGATGAAATAATGATTTCAGCACACTCAAAAGAGCTCAGAAAATATGGATGGAAATACTCATGCAAGAACACCCCAGCATGCTACCTCCTGGGATTATTAGTGGGATATAGAGCAGTGAAGAATGGGGTGAAAGAAGCAATACTGGACATTGGATTACACAGGCCAACGAAGGGAGCCAAAGTATTTGCAGTGGCTAAGGGGGCTTTAGACGCTGGATTAAATATCCCAATATCAGAAGAGAAAATTCCAAGTGAAGAGAGAATAAAGGGAGAACATATAAAAGAATATGCAGAGAAACTCCTATCAGAAAATCAAGAAGAATATAATAGGAGGTTCTCCTACTACATAAAAAGGAAAGCTAAACCAGAAGACATTACGGAGGAATTCGAAAAAGTTAAAAAGAAGATAATAATGGAATATGGGGGATGA
- a CDS encoding 50S ribosomal protein L19e: MPNTLRSIRRMAAEILKVGENRVWINPEEIERVSEAITREDVKSLIKEGIIKKRAEKGISKREKRKKRGPGSRKGPSISRKVKWVMKVRAQRKFIRELKAKRVISESTYRMLYRMIKGNAFNSISQIKTYIKERNLARRK, encoded by the coding sequence ATGCCGAACACCCTCAGAAGTATTAGAAGAATGGCTGCCGAAATCCTAAAAGTTGGAGAGAATAGAGTTTGGATAAACCCGGAAGAGATAGAGAGAGTTTCAGAAGCAATAACTAGGGAAGATGTGAAGTCATTGATAAAGGAGGGAATCATAAAGAAGAGGGCGGAGAAGGGGATAAGTAAAAGGGAGAAACGTAAAAAGAGGGGACCTGGAAGTAGAAAGGGGCCGAGCATTAGTAGAAAAGTTAAATGGGTCATGAAAGTTAGAGCACAAAGAAAGTTCATAAGGGAACTCAAAGCTAAAAGAGTTATCAGCGAATCCACATACAGAATGCTCTACAGGATGATAAAGGGGAATGCCTTCAACAGCATTTCACAAATAAAGACGTACATAAAGGAAAGGAATCTAGCAAGGAGGAAGTAA
- a CDS encoding 50S ribosomal protein L32e, with product MFMRGSENMEREKIKNMIKRIRKRKIEFLRPWSFRLKRVGESWRKPKGLDDKHRLQVKGYMPIVKVGYRSPKNIRNIHPSGYIEKIVYRPEELEGLDPKVYAIRIAHTVGRRKRMEIIDKAKQRGLKILNPTIVEEAE from the coding sequence ATGTTTATGAGAGGGAGTGAAAACATGGAGAGGGAGAAGATAAAGAATATGATAAAAAGGATAAGGAAGAGGAAGATCGAGTTCCTAAGACCATGGAGCTTCAGATTAAAGAGGGTAGGGGAATCTTGGAGAAAGCCAAAAGGGCTTGATGATAAACATAGATTACAAGTTAAAGGGTATATGCCAATAGTAAAGGTGGGTTATAGAAGCCCGAAAAATATACGGAACATACATCCATCAGGATACATTGAGAAAATAGTGTATAGACCTGAAGAGCTTGAAGGTCTAGATCCAAAAGTATACGCAATAAGAATAGCCCACACAGTAGGTAGAAGGAAGAGGATGGAAATAATTGATAAAGCTAAGCAAAGGGGACTGAAAATTCTTAATCCAACAATAGTTGAGGAGGCGGAGTAA
- a CDS encoding 50S ribosomal protein L6, whose protein sequence is MAKTYIAREEIEIPENVKAEINGNVVIVKGPKGEIKRDFTHARKITIKLEGNKIIVEKYFPSKEEKALIGTIAGHIRNLIKGVTEGFKYKMKIVYAHFPISVKVKGNYVYIENFIGEKYPRKAKIIGKVNINVTGDEIIIEGIDIEEVSKTAANIEHATKIVGKDPRVFLDGIYVYERE, encoded by the coding sequence ATGGCCAAAACATACATAGCAAGAGAGGAAATAGAAATACCGGAAAACGTGAAAGCTGAAATAAATGGTAATGTAGTCATAGTTAAAGGACCTAAAGGGGAGATAAAGAGGGATTTTACACACGCAAGGAAAATAACAATAAAATTGGAAGGTAACAAGATAATAGTGGAAAAATATTTCCCATCAAAAGAGGAAAAGGCACTAATTGGAACAATAGCGGGACATATAAGAAACCTAATTAAGGGGGTTACGGAAGGATTCAAATATAAAATGAAAATAGTATATGCACACTTCCCAATAAGCGTGAAAGTAAAGGGTAATTATGTTTATATTGAAAACTTCATAGGGGAAAAATACCCGAGAAAAGCGAAAATAATTGGTAAAGTAAACATAAACGTCACCGGAGATGAAATAATAATAGAAGGTATTGATATAGAGGAAGTAAGTAAAACAGCCGCAAACATTGAACATGCCACAAAAATAGTTGGGAAGGACCCAAGAGTATTCCTAGATGGAATATATGTTTATGAGAGGGAGTGA
- a CDS encoding 30S ribosomal protein S8, which produces MTMVDPLSDALSNIWNNEIRNKNECIITPSSKLTINVLKVMQKKGYLGEIELIDDGRFGKIKVQLLGRINKCGAIRPRYSVGYRELPQWEKQFLPSRDVGILIVSTSKGVMTSKEAMENKVGGVLIAYVY; this is translated from the coding sequence TTGACCATGGTAGACCCACTATCCGACGCCCTATCAAACATATGGAACAATGAAATTAGAAACAAAAATGAATGTATAATCACCCCATCATCAAAACTAACAATAAACGTTCTCAAAGTAATGCAGAAGAAGGGGTACCTTGGAGAAATAGAATTAATTGATGATGGAAGATTCGGAAAAATAAAAGTTCAACTACTTGGAAGGATAAACAAATGCGGCGCAATAAGACCAAGATATAGTGTTGGATATAGAGAGCTACCCCAATGGGAGAAACAATTCCTACCATCAAGAGATGTAGGAATACTCATAGTCTCAACATCCAAGGGGGTTATGACAAGCAAAGAGGCTATGGAAAACAAAGTTGGAGGAGTCTTAATAGCATACGTATACTAG
- a CDS encoding 30S ribosomal protein S14, which translates to MGKYKPPKERKFGKGSRPCVRCGHQGPIIRKYGINLCRQCFREVAEEMGFKKYM; encoded by the coding sequence ATGGGGAAGTATAAGCCACCAAAAGAGAGAAAGTTTGGGAAGGGCAGTAGACCATGCGTCAGATGCGGACATCAAGGGCCAATAATAAGGAAGTATGGTATAAACCTTTGCAGACAATGCTTCAGAGAAGTAGCCGAAGAAATGGGATTCAAAAAATATATGTGA
- a CDS encoding 50S ribosomal protein L5, which yields MSNLNPMQRIMIDKVVVNMSVGPGEKLEKAVKVLEELTGQKPCKRRAKKTIREFGIRRGEEIACITTLRGNRAKEFLQKVLVAKGNTIKKESFDKHGNISFGIKEHLDIPGTKYDPNLGIFGMDVTIVFKKPGYRVAVRRRKRSKVGGAQKVKIDEAIEYLKSNFGVEIVEG from the coding sequence ATGTCAAACTTAAACCCCATGCAAAGAATTATGATCGATAAAGTCGTTGTAAACATGAGCGTCGGCCCAGGGGAGAAACTAGAGAAGGCAGTAAAAGTCTTAGAGGAATTAACCGGACAGAAGCCATGTAAGAGAAGAGCGAAGAAAACCATAAGGGAATTCGGCATAAGGAGGGGGGAGGAAATCGCATGCATCACCACATTGAGGGGGAATAGAGCTAAAGAATTCCTACAAAAAGTACTTGTAGCAAAGGGAAACACCATTAAAAAGGAAAGCTTCGACAAACATGGAAACATCTCCTTCGGAATAAAGGAGCATTTAGACATACCTGGAACAAAATACGATCCAAACCTAGGGATATTCGGAATGGATGTAACAATAGTATTTAAGAAGCCGGGATACAGAGTTGCAGTGAGGAGGAGGAAGAGGAGCAAAGTAGGGGGTGCACAGAAAGTGAAGATAGATGAAGCCATAGAATACCTTAAAAGTAACTTCGGAGTTGAAATTGTGGAGGGATAG
- a CDS encoding 30S ribosomal protein S4e has product MGRRGPPKHLKRYASPAYWPIPKKAYTFAVRPLPGPHPIEDSIPLLIIVRDILKHGETYREAKKIIKRGEILVDGRIVREEKFPVGVMDVISIPSTGENYRVLPDPIKGLRLHPIGKEEATFKLCRIENKTMVKGGNIQLNLHDGKNILIKVANPAKPEEDVYDVLDVIKIGLPNQDIQAHIKFKEGAQALIIKGKNRGLYGKINKIEGPVQKEYKTAVIESFNGNLIRANITYVLVIGENEQLISLPKW; this is encoded by the coding sequence GTGGGTAGGAGAGGCCCTCCAAAACATTTAAAGAGGTATGCATCGCCAGCATACTGGCCAATACCAAAGAAGGCATATACATTCGCAGTCAGACCATTACCAGGACCACATCCAATAGAAGACTCAATACCACTACTAATAATTGTAAGAGACATACTGAAACATGGTGAAACCTATAGGGAAGCCAAGAAGATAATTAAGAGGGGGGAAATACTCGTAGATGGAAGAATAGTAAGGGAGGAAAAGTTCCCAGTAGGTGTGATGGATGTAATATCAATACCATCCACAGGGGAAAACTATCGCGTACTCCCAGACCCAATAAAGGGGTTAAGACTACACCCAATAGGAAAGGAGGAAGCAACATTCAAACTATGCAGAATAGAAAATAAAACCATGGTTAAGGGTGGAAATATACAATTAAACTTGCATGATGGGAAAAACATATTGATAAAAGTGGCAAACCCAGCCAAACCAGAAGAAGACGTATATGATGTATTAGATGTCATTAAAATAGGATTACCAAATCAAGATATACAAGCCCACATAAAATTCAAGGAAGGAGCACAAGCCCTAATAATAAAGGGTAAGAATAGAGGGCTCTATGGAAAGATAAATAAGATTGAAGGACCAGTCCAGAAGGAATACAAAACAGCAGTAATAGAGAGCTTCAATGGCAATCTAATAAGAGCAAACATAACATACGTGCTTGTAATTGGAGAAAATGAGCAGTTAATATCTCTACCAAAATGGTGA
- the rplX gene encoding 50S ribosomal protein L24: protein MYWKTKSKKPSKQRKAILEAPLHKRHDLISAPLSPELRKKYNRRAFPVRKGDTVLIMRGDFAGIEGKVVEVDLKEMRIHVEGATRKKADGTIIYAPIHPSKVMITKLDLSDEIRKKALERKVTGSG from the coding sequence GTGTACTGGAAAACAAAATCCAAGAAACCTTCAAAACAGAGGAAAGCAATACTTGAAGCCCCACTACATAAAAGGCATGATTTAATATCAGCCCCCCTATCACCGGAATTAAGGAAGAAGTATAATAGGAGGGCATTCCCCGTTAGAAAGGGGGATACCGTGCTAATAATGAGGGGGGATTTCGCTGGAATAGAGGGGAAGGTTGTGGAGGTAGATTTAAAGGAGATGAGAATACACGTTGAGGGGGCAACCCGTAAGAAAGCTGATGGAACAATAATATATGCCCCCATACATCCATCAAAAGTTATGATAACCAAACTCGACTTATCAGATGAAATTAGGAAGAAGGCATTGGAGAGGAAGGTGACTGGAAGTGGGTAG